A window of the Phycicoccus sp. M110.8 genome harbors these coding sequences:
- a CDS encoding cytochrome P450 encodes MPTKSSLDAADLLDLGDPAVVADPYPAMAALREQAPIAWHSRMGTWLATGHAEAGAVLRDRRLGRVFGPRTPEDDWDTFNWLHADSILDSEPPKHTRLRRLVAGAFGRGHVQRLAPRIEELASGLLAQLPDSGPFDVIEEYAEPLPVLVIAELLGVPEADRHHLRPWSQAIVRMYEVDRTAAEEQAARDSAAAFAAYVEELAADRAQAPGEDLLTDLVQARDGSDRLSAHELVATAVLLLNAGHEASVNGFGNGLHSWLTAPDRPHVDARDDAAVERLVEEFLRHDSPLHLFERTAKEPASVAGVELEPGDKVAALLGAANRDPKVFADPDRFDPTRDPNPHLAFGAGIHFCIGAPLARLELAISLRTLLARHPRLELVEAVQRPTFVLRGFERLVVSPAG; translated from the coding sequence GTGCCCACGAAGTCCTCGCTCGACGCCGCCGACCTGCTCGACCTCGGCGACCCGGCGGTCGTCGCCGACCCGTACCCCGCGATGGCGGCCCTGCGCGAGCAGGCGCCGATCGCCTGGCACAGCCGGATGGGCACGTGGCTGGCGACGGGCCACGCCGAGGCCGGCGCCGTCCTGCGCGACCGGCGCCTGGGCCGCGTCTTCGGCCCGCGCACGCCCGAGGACGACTGGGACACCTTCAACTGGCTGCACGCCGACTCGATCCTCGACAGCGAGCCGCCGAAGCACACCCGGTTGCGCCGGCTCGTGGCCGGCGCCTTCGGCCGCGGCCACGTCCAGCGGCTCGCGCCGCGCATCGAGGAGCTGGCCTCAGGTCTGCTCGCGCAGCTCCCCGACAGCGGCCCGTTCGACGTGATCGAGGAGTATGCCGAGCCGTTGCCGGTGCTCGTGATCGCCGAGCTGCTCGGCGTGCCGGAGGCCGACCGGCACCACCTGCGGCCGTGGTCCCAGGCGATCGTGCGCATGTACGAGGTCGACCGCACGGCCGCCGAGGAGCAGGCGGCCCGCGACTCGGCGGCGGCCTTCGCGGCATACGTCGAGGAGCTGGCGGCCGACCGCGCCCAGGCGCCCGGCGAGGACCTGCTCACCGACCTCGTCCAGGCCCGCGACGGCTCGGACCGCCTCTCCGCCCACGAGCTGGTGGCGACCGCCGTCCTCCTCCTCAACGCGGGTCACGAGGCGAGCGTCAACGGCTTCGGCAACGGGCTGCACTCGTGGCTGACCGCGCCGGACCGCCCACACGTCGACGCACGCGACGACGCGGCGGTCGAGCGGCTCGTCGAGGAGTTCCTGCGGCACGACAGCCCGCTGCACCTGTTCGAGCGGACGGCCAAGGAGCCGGCGTCGGTCGCGGGCGTCGAGCTCGAGCCCGGGGACAAGGTCGCGGCGCTGCTCGGGGCCGCCAACCGCGACCCGAAGGTCTTCGCCGACCCGGACCGGTTCGACCCCACGCGCGACCCGAACCCGCACCTGGCGTTCGGCGCCGGCATCCACTTCTGCATCGGGGCGCCGCTGGCCCGGCTCGAGCTCGCCATCTCGCTGCGCACGCTGCTGGCCCGGCACCCGCGGCTCGAGCTCGTCGAGGCGGTCCAGCGGCCGACGTTCGTGCTGCGCGGGTTCGAGCGGCTGGTCGTCAGCCCCGCCGGCTGA
- the lysS gene encoding lysine--tRNA ligase, with translation MKVRRDKRDRLLAEGRDAYPVWVDRTHTLGEVREQWGHLEAGEETDDLVGVAGRVIFIRNTGKLAFATLQEGVGTRLQVMLSLAEVGEESLAAWKADVDLGDHVFVEGRVISSKRGELSVMAKTWQMASKALRPLPVLHHDLSEEARVRQRYADLIVRQESRDMVRTKARALSAIRGVLDGQGYLEVETPIIQLVHGGAAARPFRTHMNAFDQDMTLRIALELNLKKAVVGGVDRVYEMGRIFRNEGVDATHSPEFTMLEAYQAYGDQTTIGALMRDLYLGVADALGSRTVQTERGTVDLDAEWRWLPVYDAVSEVLGETVTLETDLETLSGYAAKHDVAIDPAWDKDKVFLELLGELVEPTLLQPTFLCDYPAVAQPLARPHRSKPGLIEAWDLIIAGVERGTGFSELVDPVVQREVLTAQSIKAAGGDHEAMQLDEDFLRALEYGAPPMGGLGLGIDRMIMLFTGANIRETILFPHLKPEVSR, from the coding sequence ATGAAGGTCCGGCGGGACAAGCGCGACCGCCTGCTCGCCGAGGGCCGCGACGCCTACCCGGTGTGGGTCGACCGCACGCACACGCTCGGCGAGGTCCGCGAGCAGTGGGGCCACCTCGAGGCCGGCGAGGAGACCGACGACCTGGTCGGCGTCGCCGGTCGCGTCATCTTCATCCGCAACACCGGCAAGCTGGCGTTCGCGACGCTCCAGGAGGGCGTCGGGACGCGCCTGCAGGTGATGCTCAGCCTGGCCGAGGTCGGCGAGGAGTCGCTCGCCGCGTGGAAGGCCGACGTCGACCTCGGCGACCACGTCTTCGTCGAGGGCCGGGTCATCTCCTCCAAGCGCGGCGAGCTGTCGGTCATGGCGAAGACCTGGCAGATGGCCTCCAAGGCGCTGCGCCCGCTGCCGGTGCTGCACCACGACCTGTCCGAGGAGGCGCGGGTCCGCCAGCGGTACGCCGACCTCATCGTGCGCCAGGAGTCCCGCGACATGGTGCGAACCAAGGCCCGCGCGCTGTCGGCGATCCGCGGTGTCCTCGACGGGCAGGGCTACCTCGAGGTCGAGACGCCGATCATCCAGCTGGTCCACGGCGGCGCTGCGGCGCGGCCGTTCCGCACCCACATGAACGCCTTCGACCAGGACATGACGCTGCGCATCGCCCTGGAGCTCAACCTCAAGAAGGCCGTCGTCGGCGGCGTCGACCGCGTCTACGAGATGGGCCGCATCTTCCGCAACGAGGGCGTCGACGCGACCCACAGCCCCGAGTTCACGATGCTGGAGGCCTACCAGGCGTACGGCGACCAGACCACCATCGGCGCGCTCATGCGCGACCTCTACCTCGGCGTCGCCGACGCGCTCGGCTCGCGCACGGTCCAGACCGAGCGCGGCACGGTCGACCTCGACGCCGAGTGGCGCTGGCTGCCGGTCTATGACGCGGTCAGCGAGGTCCTCGGCGAGACCGTCACCCTCGAGACCGACCTGGAGACGCTGAGCGGGTATGCCGCGAAGCACGACGTCGCGATCGACCCGGCCTGGGACAAGGACAAGGTCTTCCTCGAGCTGCTCGGCGAGCTCGTCGAGCCGACGCTGCTGCAGCCGACCTTCCTCTGCGACTACCCGGCGGTGGCGCAGCCGCTCGCCCGTCCCCACCGGTCCAAGCCGGGCCTCATCGAGGCGTGGGACCTCATCATCGCGGGCGTCGAGCGGGGCACGGGCTTCTCCGAGCTCGTCGACCCCGTCGTGCAGCGCGAGGTCCTCACCGCCCAGTCGATCAAGGCAGCGGGCGGCGACCACGAGGCGATGCAGCTCGACGAGGACTTCCTGCGCGCGCTGGAGTACGGCGCGCCGCCGATGGGCGGCCTGGGCCTGGGCATCGACCGGATGATCATGCTGTTCACCGGCGCGAACATCCGCGAGACGATCCTGTTCCCGCACCTGAAGCCCGAGGTGTCGCGGTGA
- the nadC gene encoding carboxylating nicotinate-nucleotide diphosphorylase: MTDLQFPREAALAVVRTALEEDLGPQGVDVTTDATIPADQVSTAHLVARADGVLAGTPVVALVFEEVARRLGADPLEVDCPHEDGDLVGAGDVVAVLRGSTRVLLVGERTMLNIVCRMSGVASHTWDWAQRLEGTGATVLDTRKTTPGLRALEKYSVRAGGGTNKRMGLFDVAMIKDNHKLAAGSLSKAYAAVRATHPDVPVQVEVTTVAEAVEAVTAGARFLLCDNMTPALLRETVEAVRATGEQVELEATGGLTLGEAREYAETGVDYLSVGGLTHSSPILDLALDLVDESRD; this comes from the coding sequence GTGACCGACCTGCAGTTCCCCCGCGAGGCCGCGCTCGCGGTCGTCCGCACCGCGCTCGAGGAGGACCTCGGCCCGCAGGGCGTCGACGTCACGACCGACGCCACCATCCCCGCCGACCAGGTGAGCACCGCGCACCTCGTCGCCCGCGCCGACGGCGTCCTGGCCGGCACGCCGGTGGTCGCGCTCGTGTTCGAGGAGGTCGCCCGCCGCCTCGGCGCCGACCCGCTCGAGGTCGACTGCCCGCACGAGGACGGCGACCTCGTCGGCGCCGGCGACGTCGTCGCGGTGCTGCGCGGCTCGACCCGGGTCCTGCTCGTCGGCGAGCGGACCATGCTCAACATCGTGTGCCGGATGTCCGGTGTCGCCAGCCACACGTGGGACTGGGCCCAGCGGCTCGAGGGCACCGGCGCCACCGTCCTCGACACCCGCAAGACCACGCCCGGCCTGCGCGCGCTGGAGAAGTACTCCGTCCGCGCCGGTGGCGGCACGAACAAGCGGATGGGCCTGTTCGACGTGGCGATGATCAAGGACAACCACAAGCTCGCCGCGGGCTCGCTGTCCAAGGCGTATGCCGCGGTGCGCGCCACCCACCCGGACGTCCCGGTGCAGGTGGAGGTCACCACCGTGGCCGAGGCGGTCGAGGCCGTGACGGCGGGTGCGCGGTTCCTGCTGTGCGACAACATGACGCCCGCACTGCTGCGCGAGACGGTCGAGGCGGTCCGTGCCACGGGCGAGCAGGTCGAGCTCGAGGCCACCGGCGGACTGACGCTGGGGGAGGCGCGCGAGTACGCCGAGACCGGGGTCGACTACCTGTCGGTGGGCGGGCTCACGCACTCCAGCCCGATCCTCGACCTCGCCCTCGACCTCGTCGACGAGTCCCGGGACTGA
- a CDS encoding Lsr2 family protein, producing the protein MAQRVNIVLEDDLDGSEADETVSFALDGTTYEIDLSAANAAKLRDALAPYVGHARRASGRRAPARSTSGRSAGAKRDLADVREWARANGHQVSDRGRISAEIQAAYDKAH; encoded by the coding sequence ATGGCCCAGCGTGTGAACATCGTCCTCGAGGACGACCTCGACGGCAGCGAGGCCGACGAGACGGTGTCGTTCGCCCTCGACGGCACGACCTACGAGATCGACCTCAGTGCCGCGAACGCGGCCAAGCTGCGCGACGCCCTCGCGCCCTACGTCGGTCACGCCCGCCGCGCGTCGGGCCGCCGGGCCCCCGCCCGCTCCACCTCGGGCCGGTCCGCAGGCGCCAAGCGCGACCTCGCCGACGTCCGCGAGTGGGCGCGCGCGAACGGCCACCAGGTGAGCGACCGCGGCCGCATCTCCGCCGAGATCCAGGCGGCCTACGACAAGGCGCACTGA
- a CDS encoding SAM-dependent methyltransferase, giving the protein MPKPWSLAWQDALYGPDGFYRARGGPAAHFTTATHGPTGRVLARALLRLADEHGLTGVVDVGCGGGELLTHLCAVRHGEQPSAPSLRLTGVDVGPRPDRLPHEVEWLVSPGGPALPDELDDLRDVLVVAHEWLDVVPCTVAEVDDRGCLRERLVDPVTGVESWGEPLSGEQLAWAQQHWPATATGDRVEVGLPRDRAWAGLLGRVTTGLVVAVDYGHTAATRPAHGTLVAYRSGHLVEPVPDGTCDLTAHVAMDSLVHDELVDQRTALARLGVDGRTPPVELARTDPAGYLQSLQESSAAAQLTARGGFGDFLWAFSRRG; this is encoded by the coding sequence GTGCCGAAGCCCTGGTCCCTCGCGTGGCAGGACGCGCTCTACGGACCCGACGGTTTCTACCGTGCCCGCGGCGGCCCGGCCGCCCACTTCACGACCGCGACGCACGGCCCCACGGGCCGCGTCCTGGCCCGGGCCCTGCTGCGGCTGGCCGACGAGCACGGGCTCACCGGTGTCGTCGACGTGGGCTGTGGCGGCGGTGAGCTGCTCACGCACCTGTGTGCCGTGCGGCACGGCGAGCAGCCCTCGGCACCGTCGTTGCGGCTCACCGGGGTCGACGTGGGGCCCCGGCCGGACCGGCTCCCGCACGAGGTGGAGTGGCTCGTCTCCCCCGGCGGCCCCGCACTGCCCGACGAGCTGGACGACCTGCGGGACGTCCTCGTCGTGGCGCACGAGTGGCTCGACGTCGTCCCGTGCACCGTCGCGGAGGTCGACGACCGCGGATGCCTGCGCGAGCGGCTCGTCGACCCGGTCACGGGGGTCGAGTCGTGGGGCGAGCCCCTGTCCGGGGAGCAGCTGGCCTGGGCGCAGCAGCACTGGCCGGCCACCGCGACCGGCGACCGGGTGGAGGTGGGCCTGCCCCGCGACCGCGCCTGGGCCGGGCTGCTCGGGCGGGTCACGACCGGCCTGGTGGTGGCCGTCGACTACGGCCACACGGCTGCCACGCGACCCGCGCACGGCACGCTCGTGGCATACCGGAGCGGGCACCTGGTCGAGCCCGTGCCGGACGGGACCTGCGATCTCACCGCGCACGTCGCCATGGACTCGCTGGTGCACGACGAGCTCGTCGACCAGCGCACCGCACTGGCCCGGCTCGGCGTCGACGGCCGGACCCCGCCCGTCGAGCTGGCCCGCACCGACCCGGCCGGCTACCTGCAGTCGCTGCAGGAGTCGAGCGCCGCCGCCCAGCTCACCGCCCGCGGCGGCTTCGGCGACTTCCTCTGGGCGTTCAGCCGGCGGGGCTGA
- a CDS encoding Rossmann-like and DUF2520 domain-containing protein, whose amino-acid sequence MTSSDERPARLTVGVVGAGRVGSVLGAALARAGHHVVAVSAVSEASLARAAELLPGVPVLPPDEVVRRSELVVLAVPDDALADLVAGLAATDAWRPGQLVVHTSGRHGLEVFGPAGQAVLGMALHPAMTFTGTALDLDRLVDCCFGITAPEPLRAVAEALVVEVGSEPVWIDEAARPMYHAALAHGANHLVTLVSQALQALRAAGVEAPDRMLGPLVEAALDNTLRRGDAALTGPVARGDAGTVAEHLRQLRTLTPDVRPTYVALARATAERALASGRLRPHAAEPLLEILARDEERP is encoded by the coding sequence GTGACCAGCAGCGACGAGCGCCCGGCCCGCCTCACGGTCGGTGTCGTCGGCGCCGGCCGCGTCGGCTCGGTGCTCGGAGCCGCGCTCGCGCGCGCGGGTCACCACGTCGTGGCCGTGTCGGCGGTCAGCGAGGCGTCGCTCGCGCGGGCCGCCGAGCTGCTGCCCGGCGTCCCGGTCCTGCCCCCGGACGAGGTGGTGCGCAGGTCCGAGCTCGTCGTCCTCGCGGTCCCCGACGACGCGCTCGCCGACCTGGTCGCCGGCCTGGCCGCGACGGACGCCTGGCGGCCGGGCCAGCTCGTGGTGCACACCTCGGGGCGGCACGGCCTGGAGGTGTTCGGGCCGGCCGGGCAGGCGGTCCTCGGGATGGCGCTGCACCCGGCAATGACGTTCACCGGCACCGCGCTCGACCTCGACCGGCTCGTCGACTGCTGCTTCGGCATCACCGCCCCCGAGCCGCTGCGCGCGGTCGCGGAGGCGCTGGTGGTGGAGGTCGGGTCCGAGCCGGTGTGGATCGACGAGGCCGCCCGGCCGATGTACCACGCTGCCCTCGCCCACGGGGCCAACCACCTCGTCACCCTGGTCTCGCAGGCGCTGCAGGCACTGCGGGCGGCCGGCGTGGAGGCGCCCGACCGGATGCTCGGGCCGCTCGTGGAGGCGGCGCTGGACAACACGCTGCGCCGTGGTGACGCCGCTCTCACCGGGCCGGTGGCCCGCGGCGACGCCGGTACGGTGGCCGAGCACCTGAGACAGCTGCGAACCCTGACCCCCGACGTCCGTCCCACCTACGTCGCGCTCGCGCGGGCCACCGCCGAGCGCGCCCTGGCGTCCGGACGGCTACGACCCCACGCGGCGGAGCCCCTGCTGGAGATCCTCGCGCGCGACGAGGAGCGCCCATGA
- the panD gene encoding aspartate 1-decarboxylase — MQRFMLYAKIHRATVTQADLHYVGSLTIDRDLMDAAGLLPGEQVDVVDVDNGNRLTTYAIEGERGSGIVCINGAAARLISPGDTVIIIAYAAMDDAEARTFEPQVVFVDRQNRIVEVGHDAGDVPDGFGLHTSAVTHRGHDA; from the coding sequence ATGCAGCGCTTCATGCTCTACGCCAAGATCCACCGCGCGACCGTCACGCAGGCCGACCTGCACTACGTCGGGTCGCTCACCATCGACCGCGACCTCATGGACGCGGCCGGGCTGCTCCCGGGGGAGCAGGTGGACGTGGTCGACGTCGACAACGGCAACCGGCTCACCACCTACGCGATCGAGGGGGAGCGGGGCTCGGGCATCGTGTGCATCAACGGCGCTGCTGCCCGGCTGATCTCGCCCGGGGACACCGTCATCATCATCGCGTATGCCGCGATGGACGACGCCGAGGCGCGGACCTTCGAGCCGCAGGTGGTCTTCGTGGACCGGCAGAACCGCATCGTCGAGGTCGGCCACGACGCCGGCGACGTGCCGGACGGGTTCGGGCTGCACACGTCGGCCGTCACGCACCGCGGCCATGACGCCTGA
- a CDS encoding L-aspartate oxidase, protein MTPEAGDVPGEVVAGVPGDVKAGVPSDLAADVPGPPAPAGPHGILTVPGRLRAPQPGWTAQADVIVVGSGIAGLTAALRLRQRVDHVLLVTKTVLSEGSTQWAQGGIAAALDPADSPEEHLHDTLVAGVGICDVEAVRALVTEGPQRVRELVALGAEFDLDEAGELKLTREGGHHRDRIAHAGGDATGKEISRALIAALHQVKDDPGIEVIEHALVLDLLLDATGRACGVTLHVIGEGQRDGVGAARARAVVLATGGLGQVYAATTNPSVATGDGLAAALRAGAAVADVEFVQFHPTVLWLGPGASGQQPLISEAVRGEGAVLVDRAGVRFMQGLHPLADLAPRDVVARAIVQRMRETGSDHVYLDARHLGREFLERRFPSIVARCRELGFDPATDLLPVAPAQHYASGGVRTDLHGRTSVEGLYACGEVSCTGVHGANRLASNSLLEGLVFASRIADDLTARLAAGELPPVPPGQAGRPPGAPALLDETARVRLQTAMTTGAGAVRTADSLASTTADLARLAEESLQDGPAEPGPQSWETTNLLHVGQLLATVAALREETRGGHVRGDFPDLDDARWRGHTVASRGRDGVVTTTYEPVQTEAPA, encoded by the coding sequence ATGACGCCTGAGGCGGGCGACGTGCCGGGCGAGGTCGTGGCAGGCGTGCCGGGCGACGTCAAGGCAGGCGTGCCGAGCGACCTGGCCGCGGACGTGCCGGGCCCCCCTGCCCCGGCCGGGCCGCACGGCATACTCACCGTCCCCGGCCGGCTGCGCGCCCCGCAGCCGGGCTGGACCGCCCAGGCCGACGTCATCGTCGTCGGCTCGGGCATCGCCGGGCTCACGGCCGCGCTGCGGCTGCGCCAGCGGGTCGACCACGTCCTGCTGGTCACCAAGACGGTGCTCTCGGAGGGCTCGACGCAGTGGGCGCAGGGCGGCATCGCGGCCGCCCTCGACCCGGCCGACTCCCCGGAGGAGCACCTGCACGACACCCTCGTCGCCGGGGTCGGGATCTGCGACGTGGAGGCCGTGCGCGCCCTCGTGACCGAGGGCCCGCAGCGGGTGCGCGAGCTCGTGGCGCTCGGCGCCGAGTTCGACCTCGACGAGGCGGGTGAGCTCAAGCTGACCCGCGAGGGCGGCCACCACCGCGACCGCATCGCCCACGCGGGCGGCGACGCCACCGGCAAGGAGATCTCGCGGGCGCTCATCGCCGCGCTGCACCAGGTCAAGGACGACCCGGGCATCGAGGTCATCGAGCACGCGCTCGTCCTCGACCTCCTGCTCGACGCGACCGGCCGCGCGTGCGGCGTCACCCTGCACGTCATCGGCGAGGGCCAGCGCGACGGCGTCGGAGCCGCCCGTGCGCGGGCCGTCGTCCTCGCCACCGGCGGCCTGGGCCAGGTGTATGCCGCGACGACGAACCCCTCGGTGGCCACCGGCGACGGCCTCGCCGCCGCCCTGCGGGCCGGTGCCGCCGTGGCCGACGTCGAGTTCGTGCAGTTCCACCCGACGGTGCTGTGGCTGGGGCCGGGTGCCAGCGGGCAGCAGCCGCTCATCTCCGAGGCCGTGCGCGGCGAGGGTGCCGTCCTCGTCGACCGCGCCGGCGTGCGCTTCATGCAGGGGCTGCACCCGCTGGCCGACCTGGCCCCGCGTGACGTGGTGGCCCGGGCCATCGTGCAGCGCATGCGCGAGACCGGCAGCGACCACGTCTACCTCGACGCCCGCCACCTCGGGCGCGAGTTCCTCGAGCGACGGTTCCCCTCGATCGTCGCCCGGTGCCGCGAGCTCGGCTTCGACCCGGCCACCGACCTGCTGCCCGTCGCACCCGCCCAGCACTACGCCTCGGGTGGCGTGCGCACGGACCTGCACGGCCGCACGTCGGTCGAGGGCCTGTACGCCTGCGGCGAGGTCTCCTGCACCGGTGTGCACGGTGCCAACCGTCTCGCGTCCAACTCCCTGCTCGAGGGGCTGGTCTTCGCCTCGCGCATCGCCGACGACCTCACCGCGCGGCTCGCGGCGGGCGAGCTGCCGCCGGTGCCTCCCGGGCAGGCCGGTCGGCCCCCCGGCGCCCCCGCCCTGCTCGACGAGACGGCTCGCGTCCGGCTGCAGACGGCCATGACGACGGGTGCCGGCGCCGTGCGGACCGCCGACTCGCTCGCCTCCACCACCGCGGACCTGGCCCGGCTGGCCGAGGAGTCCCTGCAGGACGGGCCCGCCGAGCCGGGGCCGCAGTCCTGGGAGACGACCAACCTGCTCCACGTCGGTCAGCTGCTCGCCACCGTCGCGGCCCTGCGCGAGGAGACCCGCGGCGGCCACGTGCGCGGCGACTTCCCCGACCTCGACGACGCCCGCTGGCGCGGCCACACCGTGGCCTCCCGCGGACGGGACGGCGTCGTGACCACCACCTACGAACCCGTCCAGACGGAGGCACCCGCGTGA
- the panC gene encoding pantoate--beta-alanine ligase, with amino-acid sequence MSTHDTVPAGADTGFTSPVGGAGETLASPVVARTRDELRAARSALGDGDVAVVMTMGALHDGHATLIRLARQEAAHVIVTIFLNPLQFGPKEDLSRYPRTFDADMEICRSAGVDLVFAPTPDVVYQDGDPGVRISAGPLGTVLEGQARPGHFDGMLTVVAKLFHLTAADSAYFGQKDAQQLLLIRRMVRDLDFPVRVVSVPTVREPDGLAMSSRNAYLTETDREVALCLSRALKAGAAAAPEGPSAVRRAARAVLVREPLALIDYLVLVHPTTLEDVPEWYRGEALLAVAGRVGTTRLIDNLPISVGPGGGALDVFSDVDSATPA; translated from the coding sequence ATGAGCACGCACGACACCGTCCCTGCGGGCGCCGACACGGGGTTCACCTCCCCTGTCGGTGGTGCCGGCGAGACCCTCGCCTCCCCCGTCGTGGCGAGGACGCGGGACGAGCTGCGCGCCGCCCGGTCGGCGCTGGGCGACGGTGACGTCGCCGTGGTCATGACGATGGGCGCCCTGCACGACGGCCACGCCACCCTGATCCGCCTGGCCCGCCAGGAGGCGGCGCACGTCATCGTCACGATCTTCCTCAACCCGCTGCAGTTCGGGCCCAAGGAGGACCTCTCGCGCTACCCGCGGACCTTCGACGCCGACATGGAGATCTGCCGCAGCGCCGGGGTCGACCTGGTCTTCGCCCCCACGCCCGATGTCGTCTACCAGGACGGCGACCCGGGCGTGCGCATCTCGGCCGGCCCGCTCGGCACCGTCCTCGAGGGGCAGGCGCGGCCGGGCCACTTCGACGGGATGCTGACCGTCGTCGCCAAGCTGTTCCACCTCACCGCGGCGGACAGCGCGTACTTCGGGCAGAAGGACGCCCAGCAGCTGCTGCTGATCCGGCGGATGGTGCGTGACCTCGACTTCCCCGTGCGGGTCGTCTCGGTGCCGACGGTGCGCGAGCCCGACGGCCTGGCCATGAGCAGCCGCAACGCCTACCTCACCGAGACCGACCGCGAGGTCGCCCTCTGCCTGTCCAGGGCGCTGAAGGCCGGGGCCGCTGCTGCGCCGGAGGGCCCGTCTGCGGTGCGGCGCGCGGCCCGGGCGGTGCTCGTGCGCGAGCCGCTGGCCCTCATCGACTACCTCGTCCTGGTCCACCCGACGACACTGGAGGACGTCCCGGAGTGGTACCGCGGCGAGGCGCTCCTGGCGGTCGCCGGACGGGTCGGCACCACACGGCTCATCGACAACCTGCCCATCTCCGTCGGCCCGGGTGGGGGCGCGCTCGACGTCTTCTCCGACGTCGACTCGGCCACACCGGCCTGA